The Desulfovibrio aminophilus DSM 12254 genome has a window encoding:
- a CDS encoding class I SAM-dependent methyltransferase — protein sequence MLIEVLCSEWDQYELVDCGDRRKLERFGEVLVVRGEPRAWWRPRLPESAWNRAQAVHDERAWTFAPDCPREWTLELDGLRLLARFTETSKHIGVFPEQWPHWRAILESGGEGRLLNLFGYTGAASMVAAKAGFEVTHVDASKPALTWARRNQELSGLQDAPLRLILDDAGKFVARELRRGKRYEAILLDPPAFGRGPKKELWKVERQVSELLAQCRELLSEQARFLILTMYNTDASALMLRNLLSDALEGLGGTLDVGELALRQTGSDKILPRSLWGRWTA from the coding sequence GTGCTGATCGAGGTTCTCTGCTCCGAATGGGACCAGTACGAGCTGGTGGACTGCGGCGACCGGCGCAAGCTGGAGCGCTTCGGCGAGGTGCTCGTCGTGCGCGGCGAACCCCGGGCCTGGTGGCGGCCCCGCCTGCCCGAGTCCGCCTGGAACCGGGCCCAGGCCGTGCACGACGAGCGGGCCTGGACCTTCGCCCCGGACTGCCCCCGGGAATGGACCCTGGAGCTGGACGGCCTGCGCCTGCTGGCCCGCTTCACCGAGACCTCCAAGCACATCGGCGTGTTCCCCGAGCAGTGGCCGCACTGGCGGGCGATCCTGGAAAGCGGCGGCGAGGGCCGCCTGCTGAACCTCTTCGGCTACACCGGCGCGGCCAGCATGGTGGCGGCCAAGGCCGGTTTCGAGGTGACCCACGTGGACGCCTCCAAACCCGCCCTGACCTGGGCCCGCCGCAACCAGGAGCTGTCGGGCCTGCAGGACGCCCCCCTGCGCCTCATCCTGGACGACGCGGGCAAGTTCGTGGCCCGCGAACTGCGGCGCGGCAAACGCTACGAGGCCATCCTCCTGGACCCCCCCGCCTTCGGACGCGGCCCCAAGAAGGAGCTCTGGAAGGTCGAGCGCCAGGTTTCCGAACTCCTGGCACAGTGCCGGGAGCTGCTCTCCGAGCAGGCCCGTTTTCTCATCCTGACCATGTACAACACCGACGCCTCGGCGCTCATGCTCCGCAACCTCCTCTCCGACGCCCTGGAGGGCCTGGGGGGGACATTGGACGTGGGGGAGCTGGCCCTGCGCCAGACCGGCTCGGACAAGATCCTGCCGCGCTCCCTCTGGGGCCGCTGGACGGCCTGA
- a CDS encoding HAMP domain-containing protein — protein MNNLKLAVKLGIGFGALILIAAILGGVAIVSMKGVEGDSTRLAREYVPEVGMANSIERHTLLMMYAVRAYSYSGNKNYLEEAGKEQAELEKYLAQTKAHSDAFPKLVKLKEGAVKAQEASTQYKALMAETARINEGVAANREDMNRNAQSFMDNTRRFLENMETAQKKELAENAGVDKHTERIQKIAWVNDIIDQGNAIRVAAWKSQAMNDPKLMQEAEPLFRTLEELFERLRPIVRQEANIKQLAATREAAMAYKNNAQTLLEAMSRLQDLNVKRRDAGRQILAAAQDTATAGMTQTQEIADQAVASLSAASVVLVVGLLLAALVGVVLAFFLTRAITGPVTKGVAFAQAMSHGDFTSSLDIDQKDEIGVLARSLNEMADRLREVVADVRGATD, from the coding sequence ATGAACAATCTCAAGCTGGCCGTGAAACTGGGAATCGGATTCGGGGCGCTCATCCTCATCGCCGCCATCCTCGGCGGCGTGGCCATCGTGAGCATGAAGGGCGTGGAGGGCGACTCCACCCGGCTGGCCCGGGAGTACGTGCCGGAAGTGGGCATGGCCAACAGCATCGAGCGGCACACCCTGCTCATGATGTACGCCGTGCGGGCGTATTCATACAGCGGCAACAAGAACTACCTGGAGGAGGCGGGCAAGGAGCAGGCCGAACTGGAGAAGTACCTGGCCCAGACCAAGGCCCACTCGGACGCGTTCCCCAAGCTGGTCAAGCTCAAGGAGGGCGCGGTCAAGGCCCAGGAGGCCTCCACCCAGTACAAGGCCCTCATGGCCGAAACAGCCCGGATCAACGAGGGCGTGGCCGCCAACCGCGAGGACATGAACCGCAACGCCCAAAGCTTCATGGACAACACCCGGCGTTTTCTGGAAAACATGGAGACGGCCCAGAAGAAGGAGCTGGCCGAGAACGCGGGGGTGGACAAGCACACCGAGCGCATCCAGAAGATCGCCTGGGTCAACGACATCATCGACCAAGGCAACGCGATCCGCGTGGCGGCCTGGAAGTCCCAGGCCATGAACGACCCCAAGCTCATGCAGGAGGCGGAGCCCCTTTTCCGCACCCTGGAGGAGTTGTTCGAACGGCTCCGGCCCATCGTGCGCCAGGAGGCCAACATCAAGCAGCTGGCCGCCACGCGCGAGGCGGCCATGGCGTACAAGAACAACGCCCAGACCCTGCTTGAAGCCATGTCCCGGCTCCAGGATCTGAACGTGAAGCGCCGCGATGCCGGACGCCAGATTCTGGCTGCGGCCCAGGACACCGCCACGGCGGGCATGACGCAGACCCAGGAAATCGCGGACCAGGCCGTGGCGAGCCTCTCGGCCGCCTCCGTGGTCCTGGTGGTCGGGCTGCTCCTGGCCGCGCTCGTCGGCGTCGTCCTGGCCTTCTTCCTCACCCGGGCCATCACGGGTCCGGTGACCAAGGGAGTGGCCTTCGCCCAGGCCATGAGCCACGGCGACTTCACCAGCAGCCTGGACATCGATCAGAAGGACGAGATCGGCGTGCTGGCCCGCTCGCTCAACGAGATGGCCGACCGCCTGCGCGAGGTGGTGGCCGACGTGCGCGGGGCCACGGACAA
- a CDS encoding efflux RND transporter periplasmic adaptor subunit, with product MKKWLIIGLALLFAGGGVWFWTSRGKDGGIRILKTAKVERGEVRKVLEATGIVKPQVGAQIQIGSRVTGILAKVPVRVGDEVRKGDLVAVIDSRELKAKLAQAEAQRRLSQAKLDYALKDLERKRTLVGKKLESQSVLDQAVQAAEVARFETAANQAAIDTLQVQLSYTNVYSTIDGVVSQVTSQEGETVVAGMQVANLVTVLDPTLLEMWIYVDESDVGRAARGLPVEFTVDAHPGVVFHGTIDRIYPEPEIKDNIVYYRALVQVDRADAGRLRPEMTTQCKIIVEEKKGVLSIPNAALKWVDGRQAVFVPGPEGAAREAQVELGLAGLDRTEVLSGLEEGQEVAVQVVLPGQKKQKGS from the coding sequence ATGAAGAAATGGCTGATTATCGGCCTGGCCTTGTTGTTCGCCGGAGGCGGAGTCTGGTTCTGGACCTCACGGGGCAAGGACGGAGGCATCCGCATCCTGAAGACCGCCAAGGTCGAGCGCGGCGAGGTCCGCAAGGTTCTGGAGGCCACGGGAATCGTCAAGCCCCAGGTGGGCGCGCAGATCCAGATCGGTTCGCGGGTCACGGGCATCCTGGCCAAGGTGCCGGTGCGCGTGGGCGACGAGGTGAGGAAAGGCGACCTGGTGGCGGTCATCGACAGTCGGGAGCTGAAGGCCAAGCTGGCCCAGGCCGAGGCCCAGCGCCGCCTGTCCCAGGCCAAGCTGGACTACGCGCTCAAGGATCTGGAACGCAAGCGCACCCTGGTGGGCAAGAAGCTCGAGTCGCAGAGCGTGCTGGACCAGGCCGTGCAGGCCGCCGAGGTGGCCCGTTTCGAGACCGCCGCCAACCAGGCCGCCATCGACACCCTCCAGGTCCAGCTTTCCTACACCAACGTCTACAGCACCATCGACGGCGTGGTCAGCCAGGTCACCTCCCAGGAGGGCGAGACCGTGGTGGCCGGCATGCAGGTGGCCAACCTGGTCACGGTGCTCGACCCGACCCTGTTGGAAATGTGGATCTACGTGGACGAGTCCGACGTGGGCCGCGCGGCCCGGGGCCTGCCCGTGGAGTTCACCGTGGACGCCCATCCGGGCGTGGTCTTCCACGGGACCATCGACCGCATCTACCCCGAGCCGGAGATCAAGGACAACATCGTCTACTATCGCGCCCTGGTCCAGGTGGACCGGGCCGACGCCGGAAGGCTGCGGCCGGAGATGACCACCCAGTGCAAGATCATCGTGGAGGAGAAGAAGGGCGTGCTCTCCATCCCCAACGCGGCGCTCAAGTGGGTGGACGGCCGCCAGGCCGTGTTCGTCCCCGGGCCCGAGGGCGCGGCCCGCGAGGCCCAGGTGGAGCTGGGGCTGGCCGGGCTGGACCGCACCGAGGTTCTCTCCGGGCTCGAGGAGGGCCAGGAGGTGGCGGTGCAGGTGGTCCTGCCGGGCCAGAAGAAGCAGAAGGGGAGCTGA
- a CDS encoding PAS domain S-box protein encodes MPPASPHPPAPSRTARRLTFFFILSLLAVLAAFGVAIRVSLDNAYREAELETAYSAKVLQQHLHRTLETVDLSLLHAADRVRGEDWNTLRSSEESWRILSDLAARLPQVRSIWLVDARGRMLLYSAQFPAPDLNVAQQEYFSRAVALDGGHVIGPLLPGRFTGRPFFTVSRPVRDRRGRLLGVAVAALEPSYLAEFHARANLGSGAVALLSSDGVILSRYPFIPEVLGRKAPHPALLEALAQKRIEGTLVMDGGPLPGKVVASFLRLAGEPLVVVANKPVSEIRAGFLRGLPLMAGPLFLSLVFMTALFFVHLRKAREEDRSRAALAESEARFRLVTEHAGEIISLHDASGRVVFMSPSCIRVMGYPPEVLAESPPEEFIHPPDRELVRDALARPVFQEKRHAKAAFRVQHADGRIIWLEVGLSPVLDERGEVFQAIAIGRDVTARRELEELKEHVEHITRHDLKTPLICALSVPRILRGHGNLRPDQLQLLDHLEKTSRKMLDMINRSLDLYKMEAGIYAVRPVSVDLLGLVLGGVEEMRNLARARSLAVEVRVDGEPPELGDTLLVRGEDLLLQSLFLNLLANALEAAPEGGTVGVELSREERFVRLAVQNMGAVPEAVRGRFFEKYSTHGKEFGTGLGTYAVRLIAEVHGGSVGFETDEARGTTVWVLLPAQTDPAA; translated from the coding sequence ATGCCGCCAGCCTCTCCACACCCTCCAGCTCCCTCCCGGACCGCCCGGCGGCTGACCTTTTTTTTCATCCTCTCTCTGCTGGCCGTGCTGGCCGCTTTCGGCGTGGCCATCCGCGTGTCCCTGGACAACGCCTACCGCGAGGCCGAACTGGAGACCGCCTATTCGGCCAAGGTTCTCCAGCAGCACCTGCACCGCACCCTGGAGACCGTGGACCTGAGCCTGCTGCACGCCGCGGACCGCGTACGCGGCGAGGACTGGAACACGCTCAGGTCATCCGAGGAAAGCTGGCGCATCCTCTCCGATCTGGCCGCTCGCCTGCCCCAGGTGCGCTCCATCTGGCTGGTCGACGCCCGGGGCCGGATGCTCCTCTACAGCGCCCAATTCCCGGCCCCGGACCTGAACGTGGCCCAGCAGGAATACTTCTCCCGGGCCGTGGCCCTGGACGGGGGCCACGTCATCGGCCCGCTGCTGCCCGGCCGCTTCACCGGGCGCCCCTTCTTCACCGTGAGCCGCCCGGTGCGCGACCGCCGGGGCAGGCTCCTGGGCGTGGCCGTGGCCGCGCTGGAGCCCTCCTACCTGGCCGAGTTCCACGCCCGCGCCAACCTGGGCAGCGGAGCCGTGGCCCTGCTCTCCTCCGACGGCGTGATCCTCTCCCGTTATCCCTTCATCCCGGAGGTCTTGGGGCGCAAGGCCCCCCATCCGGCCCTGCTGGAGGCCCTGGCCCAGAAGCGCATCGAGGGCACCCTGGTCATGGACGGCGGTCCGCTGCCCGGCAAGGTGGTGGCCTCCTTCCTGCGCCTGGCCGGGGAGCCGCTGGTGGTGGTGGCCAACAAGCCCGTGTCCGAGATCCGGGCGGGCTTCCTACGCGGCCTGCCGCTCATGGCCGGGCCCCTGTTCCTGAGCCTGGTCTTCATGACCGCGCTCTTCTTCGTGCATCTGCGCAAGGCCCGCGAGGAGGACCGGAGCCGAGCGGCCCTGGCCGAGAGCGAGGCCCGCTTCCGCCTGGTCACGGAACACGCCGGGGAGATCATCAGCCTGCATGACGCCTCGGGCCGGGTGGTCTTCATGAGTCCGTCCTGCATCCGGGTCATGGGCTATCCGCCGGAGGTCCTGGCCGAGTCTCCGCCCGAGGAGTTCATCCATCCCCCGGACCGCGAGCTGGTCCGGGACGCCCTGGCCCGCCCGGTCTTCCAGGAAAAGCGTCACGCCAAGGCCGCCTTCCGCGTGCAGCACGCCGACGGCCGGATCATCTGGCTGGAGGTGGGGCTCTCCCCGGTGCTGGACGAGCGCGGCGAAGTGTTCCAGGCCATCGCCATCGGCCGGGACGTGACCGCCCGCCGCGAGCTGGAGGAGCTCAAGGAGCACGTGGAGCACATCACCCGCCACGACCTGAAGACCCCGCTCATCTGCGCCCTCTCGGTGCCGCGCATCCTGCGCGGCCACGGCAATCTCCGGCCGGACCAGCTCCAGCTCCTGGATCATCTGGAGAAGACCAGCCGCAAGATGCTCGACATGATCAACCGCTCCCTGGATCTCTACAAGATGGAGGCTGGGATCTACGCCGTGCGGCCGGTGTCCGTGGACCTTCTGGGCCTGGTGCTGGGCGGGGTGGAGGAAATGCGCAACCTGGCCCGCGCCCGCTCCCTGGCGGTGGAGGTGCGGGTGGACGGCGAACCTCCGGAACTTGGCGACACGCTCCTGGTCCGGGGCGAGGATCTGCTCCTCCAGTCGCTGTTCCTGAACCTCCTGGCCAACGCCCTGGAAGCCGCGCCCGAAGGCGGGACCGTCGGCGTCGAACTCTCCCGCGAGGAACGCTTCGTCCGCCTCGCGGTGCAGAACATGGGCGCGGTGCCCGAGGCCGTGCGCGGCCGCTTCTTCGAGAAGTACTCGACCCACGGCAAGGAATTCGGCACGGGCCTGGGCACCTACGCGGTGCGGCTCATCGCCGAGGTCCACGGCGGATCGGTGGGCTTCGAAACAGACGAGGCGCGGGGCACCACGGTCTGGGTCCTGCTGCCCGCGCAGACCGACCCGGCGGCCTAG
- the rnhA gene encoding ribonuclease HI, producing MSADERVTIFTDGSCLGNPGPGGWCALLRLGETTRELSGGMSATTNNRMELRAVIEALSALKRRCAVDLYTDSTYIKDAVTKNWLQGWRKNGWKTAAKKPVKNQDLWRALIPLLAAHEVAFHWVRGHAGHPENERCDLLARTQAAKPGLPPDIPEAERC from the coding sequence ATGAGCGCCGACGAGCGCGTGACCATCTTCACCGACGGCTCCTGTCTGGGCAATCCCGGCCCGGGCGGCTGGTGCGCCCTGCTGCGCCTGGGCGAGACGACCCGCGAGCTGTCCGGCGGCATGTCCGCCACCACCAACAACCGCATGGAGCTGCGCGCGGTCATCGAGGCCCTTTCGGCCCTCAAGCGCCGTTGCGCCGTGGATCTCTACACCGACTCCACCTACATCAAGGACGCCGTGACCAAGAACTGGCTGCAAGGCTGGCGGAAGAACGGCTGGAAGACCGCCGCCAAGAAGCCGGTGAAGAACCAGGATCTCTGGCGGGCCCTGATTCCCCTGCTCGCGGCCCACGAGGTCGCCTTCCACTGGGTGCGCGGCCACGCGGGCCATCCCGAGAACGAGCGCTGCGACCTCCTGGCCCGGACCCAGGCGGCCAAGCCCGGCCTGCCGCCGGACATCCCGGAGGCCGAACGGTGCTGA
- a CDS encoding ABC transporter ATP-binding protein: MPGGEGASVTVLRDIDLMVEAGEFLALQGTSGSGKSTLLSIIGLLDRPTAGRYLLNGRDVSHLSDDELSDLRNATLGFVFQSFHLIPYATALENVLLPGMYSHAPQGRLRKRAHELLERVGLGDRADFRPGRLSGGQQQRVAMARALLNDPDLLLADEPTGQLDSATSAGIMDLFREINATGKTVILVTHDDEVAAAARRVVRLRDGQAREDPRDGAGG; encoded by the coding sequence ATGCCCGGGGGCGAGGGCGCGTCCGTGACCGTGCTCCGGGACATCGACCTCATGGTGGAGGCCGGGGAGTTCCTGGCCCTCCAGGGCACCTCGGGCTCGGGCAAGTCCACCCTGCTGTCCATCATCGGCCTGCTGGACCGGCCCACCGCCGGGCGCTACCTGCTGAACGGCCGGGACGTCTCGCATCTTTCCGACGACGAGCTTTCGGACCTGCGCAACGCGACCCTGGGCTTCGTCTTCCAGAGTTTCCACCTGATCCCCTACGCCACGGCCCTGGAGAACGTGCTCCTGCCGGGCATGTACTCCCATGCGCCCCAGGGCCGCCTGCGCAAGCGGGCCCACGAGCTGCTGGAACGGGTGGGCCTGGGCGACCGGGCCGATTTCCGGCCGGGCAGGCTCTCCGGCGGTCAGCAGCAGCGCGTGGCCATGGCCCGGGCCCTGCTCAACGACCCGGACCTGCTCCTGGCCGACGAGCCGACCGGGCAGCTCGACTCGGCCACCAGCGCCGGGATCATGGACCTTTTCCGGGAGATCAACGCCACGGGCAAGACGGTCATCCTCGTGACCCACGACGACGAGGTGGCGGCCGCGGCCCGGCGCGTGGTGCGTCTGCGCGACGGCCAGGCCCGGGAAGACCCCCGGGACGGAGCCGGGGGATGA
- a CDS encoding ABC transporter permease — protein sequence MTPGTLARALGMALDAVLAFRLRTLFVSLAVAFGIAALTLIVTAVDGANRMAYQIVDMFGPDAALIFGGNIKKRAVGERTLTLTAEDARSIRRSLPGVYLVTPMRAKFDVTARYEGRTAAGLAAVGALEDYTKAWNWPLAEGRDFTPEDVERAAKVCLLGDKPARTLFGDESPVGRTIFLNNVPLLVVGKLAYRGFSGGGGGREVDDRVILPLPTLTNRFNLDRKFFVGLRVKFSDATRMESQVAALKAMLRELHHLPPEADDDFTVLTADEVLAFLAMLKGGLMVFLGVTAVAALAVGGFVLANLFALSVTERSSEIGLKRALGARSSAVLAQFLFEAVILTLAGGILGLFLGLSLGQLLTRLEILTIQFSWKVFIMALVGSLVVGLVFGLKPARQAAALDPVEALRGGG from the coding sequence ATGACCCCCGGAACCCTGGCCCGGGCCCTGGGCATGGCCCTGGACGCGGTGCTGGCCTTCCGGCTGCGCACCCTCTTCGTCTCCCTCGCGGTCGCCTTCGGCATCGCCGCCCTGACCCTCATCGTCACGGCCGTGGACGGGGCCAACCGCATGGCCTACCAGATCGTGGACATGTTCGGCCCGGACGCGGCCCTGATCTTCGGCGGGAACATCAAGAAACGGGCCGTGGGCGAACGCACCCTGACCCTGACCGCGGAGGACGCCCGGAGCATCCGGCGCTCCCTGCCCGGGGTCTATCTGGTGACGCCCATGCGGGCCAAGTTCGACGTGACCGCCCGCTACGAGGGCCGGACCGCCGCCGGGCTGGCGGCCGTGGGCGCGCTGGAGGACTACACCAAGGCCTGGAACTGGCCCCTGGCCGAGGGCCGCGACTTCACCCCCGAGGACGTGGAGCGCGCGGCCAAGGTCTGCCTCCTCGGCGACAAGCCGGCCCGGACCCTGTTCGGCGACGAGTCCCCCGTGGGCCGGACCATCTTCCTGAACAACGTGCCCCTGCTGGTGGTCGGCAAGCTGGCCTACCGGGGCTTCTCCGGCGGTGGCGGCGGCCGCGAGGTGGATGATCGGGTGATCCTGCCCCTGCCCACGCTGACCAACCGTTTCAACCTGGACCGCAAGTTCTTCGTGGGCCTGCGCGTGAAGTTCAGCGACGCCACGCGCATGGAGTCCCAGGTGGCGGCCCTGAAGGCCATGCTGCGTGAACTGCATCATCTGCCGCCGGAGGCCGACGACGACTTCACCGTGCTCACGGCCGACGAGGTGCTGGCCTTCCTGGCCATGCTCAAGGGCGGGCTGATGGTCTTCCTGGGGGTGACGGCGGTGGCGGCCCTGGCCGTGGGCGGCTTCGTGCTGGCCAACCTGTTCGCCCTCTCGGTCACGGAGCGGTCCTCGGAGATCGGGCTCAAGCGGGCTCTGGGGGCGCGATCCTCGGCGGTGCTGGCCCAGTTTCTCTTCGAGGCCGTGATCCTGACCCTGGCCGGGGGCATCCTGGGGCTCTTCCTCGGGCTCTCCCTGGGCCAGCTCCTGACCCGCCTGGAGATCCTGACCATCCAGTTCTCCTGGAAGGTCTTCATCATGGCCCTGGTCGGCTCGCTGGTCGTGGGGTTGGTCTTCGGGCTCAAGCCCGCGCGGCAGGCCGCCGCGCTCGATCCGGTGGAGGCCCTGCGGGGCGGGGGCTAG
- a CDS encoding TPM domain-containing protein gives MFFRKGTSTGPLVRGRTPVERFLRTVGLFVVFLGVALAFWHNTERRMREITAGGALKDPAGLLSKEDRSFVTGFADSLKDRFGVQARVEIGPGAADFTEIDSKTLYFGIDPEARGVAAAFPPLMRRALGGELSAYLEREHFEPYWASGDWPQGLKTALALIWTRLDNLDRPDAGQADATAPEPEREGNRP, from the coding sequence ATGTTTTTCCGCAAGGGAACCTCGACCGGCCCGCTGGTGCGGGGCCGCACACCCGTGGAGCGCTTCCTGCGCACCGTCGGGCTCTTCGTGGTCTTCCTCGGAGTGGCCCTGGCCTTCTGGCACAACACCGAGCGCCGGATGCGCGAGATCACGGCGGGCGGCGCGCTCAAGGACCCCGCCGGGCTGCTGTCCAAGGAGGACCGCTCCTTCGTCACCGGCTTCGCGGACAGCCTCAAGGACCGCTTCGGCGTCCAGGCCCGCGTGGAGATCGGCCCGGGGGCGGCCGACTTCACCGAGATCGACTCCAAAACGCTCTATTTCGGCATCGACCCGGAGGCCCGCGGGGTGGCCGCGGCCTTCCCCCCGCTCATGCGCCGGGCCCTGGGCGGCGAGCTGTCGGCCTACCTGGAGCGCGAGCATTTCGAACCCTACTGGGCGTCCGGGGACTGGCCCCAGGGACTGAAAACGGCCCTGGCCCTGATCTGGACCCGCCTGGACAACCTGGACCGCCCGGACGCCGGGCAGGCCGACGCGACCGCTCCGGAACCGGAGCGGGAAGGAAACCGACCATGA
- a CDS encoding glycosyltransferase translates to MERPRLCLVNAPRVLARAFADLGCAIVADLTPDGGDLDVVEALGGQEPELLVQVETLGSRVLLRGLGGLSCRKVFWALDPHLNGYWQAAYGRLFDLVLSTQTKWDVDLSALGQKAVRHLPFFGAELPWTPWERRSREIAFVGRVTAQRPARRWLLEFLERRYGPRLSAASDLTYPEMIAFYRDSRFAPNESITGEVNFRLFEAASAGCLVLGQDIGPEQDALFEPGREIEVCAHVAELAAVLDSLLKNPKAARTKALAARERVLREHLPAHRAARLLELAASCGDNAARGPEADAWLGLALYLLWEAGRRPMRPESMAALLDSLPPWPPMLAARLRFLAQAGDRGEEALAALAAVLAGNVHAGEADVDLAGSMAAMRLSRFDLARQFWFRHLKTLPRPAKALLEPPADPAHLCALWARVPRRGLPPLRAGFPFDLERHLPTRSAECLFLALRLRPGDMDLTRALEALLEPCPGLETMRLGLLSELTLRARTDWRLGLAAGLADLKCFRLEPGLDEIALALENARNQGQEAAFRRALEARDPRGLVSRSLF, encoded by the coding sequence ATGGAGCGGCCCCGGCTCTGCCTCGTGAACGCGCCCCGGGTCCTGGCCCGGGCCTTCGCGGACCTGGGCTGCGCCATCGTCGCCGACCTGACCCCGGACGGCGGCGACCTGGACGTCGTCGAGGCCCTGGGCGGCCAAGAGCCGGAGCTGCTGGTCCAGGTGGAGACCCTGGGTTCGCGCGTGCTCCTGCGCGGCCTGGGCGGACTCTCCTGCCGCAAGGTCTTCTGGGCCCTGGACCCGCACCTCAACGGCTACTGGCAGGCGGCCTACGGCAGGCTCTTCGACCTGGTCCTCTCCACCCAGACGAAGTGGGACGTCGACCTCTCCGCCCTGGGCCAGAAGGCCGTGCGCCACCTGCCGTTCTTCGGCGCGGAGCTGCCCTGGACGCCCTGGGAGCGCCGGAGCCGCGAGATCGCCTTCGTGGGCCGGGTCACGGCCCAACGCCCGGCCCGGCGCTGGCTCCTGGAATTCCTGGAGCGGCGCTACGGCCCGAGGCTCTCCGCCGCCTCGGACCTGACCTACCCGGAGATGATCGCCTTCTACCGCGACTCCCGCTTCGCGCCCAACGAGTCCATCACCGGCGAGGTCAACTTCCGGCTCTTCGAGGCCGCCTCGGCGGGCTGCCTCGTCCTGGGCCAGGACATCGGGCCGGAGCAGGACGCCCTGTTCGAGCCCGGCCGCGAGATCGAGGTCTGCGCCCACGTGGCCGAGCTGGCGGCCGTGCTGGACTCCCTGCTGAAGAACCCCAAGGCCGCCCGGACCAAGGCCCTGGCCGCCCGGGAGCGGGTGCTTCGGGAGCACCTGCCCGCGCATCGCGCCGCGCGGCTCCTGGAGCTGGCCGCCTCCTGCGGGGACAACGCCGCCCGAGGCCCGGAGGCCGACGCTTGGCTCGGGCTGGCCCTGTATCTGCTCTGGGAGGCCGGACGCCGCCCCATGCGGCCGGAATCCATGGCCGCGCTCCTGGACTCCCTGCCGCCCTGGCCGCCGATGCTGGCGGCCCGCCTGCGCTTCCTGGCCCAGGCCGGGGACCGCGGCGAGGAGGCCCTGGCCGCCCTGGCCGCCGTGCTGGCCGGGAACGTCCACGCGGGCGAGGCGGACGTGGATCTGGCCGGAAGCATGGCCGCCATGCGCCTGTCCCGCTTCGACTTGGCCCGGCAGTTCTGGTTCCGCCACCTCAAGACCCTGCCCCGCCCGGCCAAGGCCCTGCTCGAGCCGCCCGCCGACCCGGCGCACCTCTGCGCGCTCTGGGCCCGCGTCCCACGCCGGGGACTGCCTCCCTTGCGGGCGGGCTTTCCCTTCGACCTGGAACGCCACCTTCCGACCCGATCCGCCGAATGCCTCTTCCTGGCCCTGCGCCTGCGGCCGGGAGACATGGACCTCACCCGCGCCCTGGAAGCCCTGCTGGAACCCTGCCCGGGCCTGGAAACCATGCGTCTGGGGCTGCTCTCCGAGCTGACCCTGCGCGCGAGGACGGACTGGCGGCTGGGCCTGGCCGCCGGGCTGGCCGACCTGAAGTGTTTCCGCCTGGAGCCCGGGCTGGACGAGATCGCCCTGGCCCTGGAGAACGCCCGGAACCAGGGCCAGGAGGCCGCCTTCCGCCGCGCCCTGGAAGCCCGCGACCCTCGGGGCCTCGTCTCGCGTTCCCTGTTCTGA